Within the Pseudomonas chlororaphis subsp. aurantiaca genome, the region TATGCGGTCTGAGCGCCAGCGCGGCGCAGTTGCTGGCTGGACGGACCTGCCAGGGGATTGGTGCGGCGTTGCTGGTGCCCAGCTCGCTGGCGCTGATCACGCATACCTATACAGAGAGTTCCGCACGGGCAAAAGCCATTGCCAGCTGGGCCAGTTGGGGGGGGATTGCGCTGGTAATGGGACCGTTGATAGGCGGACTCCTGACTCAATACCTGTCATGGCGCTCGATATTTCTGGTCAACATTCCCGTCGGCCTGCTGGGTGTCTGGCTGACCTCTCGAATCGAGCCCCCGATAGCGCCCTATAAGGAAAAACACCTCGATCTGAAAGGACAGTTCACTGTCACGGTGATGCTGCTGAGCCTCATCGCAATACTGATCGAATATCCCCGGTTAAACACGGACTCCATTTATCTGCTGCTGGGCGTACTGACCTGTGCGGCGTCGCTGATCGCCTTTGTCCTGATCGAGGTCCATGGCTCTCATCCAATGCTGCCCCTGACGCTGTTCAGGAATACCAATTTCAGCACCATCGCTTACATTTTTTTTGCCGGAGCCTTTTCGTTCTTCGGCACACTGTTCATCCTCACGTTCTACTTTCAGGACTACCTGCACTACAGCGCCATCGAAACCGGGCTTGCCCTGCTGCCCCTGTCCCTCTGTGTGATCATCGGCAACAAGGTATCCGGACGCTGGGTGGACCGATTCCCGCCGCGCCAGTTGATGATCGCTGGAGCCTTCATCCGTCTGGTCGGATTTTGTGGATTACTGTTGCCTCAATACTCCACGCATTACCCCTGGTTGCTCATCCCCCTGATATTGATCGGATTCGGAGGAGGACTTGGGGCGCCCATGTCCACCTCAGTGTTCATGCAAAGCACGCCGAAGATATACACCGGCATCGCTGCGGGCTTTTCCAGAGCGACTGGACAAATAGGTTCCGCATTTGGAGTCGCGGTGTTCGGGCACTTCGTCAACGACACCGAGTTTTTTCTGAGGCATATGAAACTGGCCGTTCTGACGATCGTCATCGCGACGCTGTCGATCCTGGTCATGTCGATCGTGTTTGTCAGCGATGAGCGCAACGATTATGCCGAGCTACCTGACCCGGAGAAGGCGGAGTGACGACCCCGATTACCCAACTGACCGCCGTTGAACTCATGACGCTGATCCAGGCCCGGGATCTGTCGCCGGTCGAAGTTACCGAGGCGTTCCTGGAACGTATCCTCGACACTCGAACCTCATCGAACGCCTTTGTCGATATCTATGAATGCCAGGCCCGCGCAGCGGCACACAGGGCGTGCAAGGCCATAAGCAGTGGACAGGCATCAAGTTCGCTGCACGGCATGCCCATTGCCCTGAAAGACTTGTTCCATGTGAAAGGCGAGCTTACGGCGGCGGGCTCCTTGTGCTGGAAGCACCATCGAGCACAAGCGACTTCGACGGTTGTAGAGCGGCTGTTGAGCAAAGGCATGGTCATCCTGGGCAAGACCCATACCGTCGAATTTGGCCTTGGCGCCTTTGGCGTCAACGAGCATTTCGCGACTCCGCGCAATCCGTGGAGCCGCCAGACAGAGTTGGCACCCGGCGGATCCAGCAGTGGATCGGCGGTAGCCGTAGCCACCGGGCTGACCCCCTGGGCCTTGGGGACCGATACTGGCGGTTCAGTGCGTATTCCCGCCTCCTGGTGCGGCGTTGTCGGCCTCAAGCCCAGCCACGGCCAGATCGAAATGAACGATGTCGTTCCTCTGAGCCAGACGCTCGACTCGGTGGGCGTCCTTGCCAGATCTGTCGAAGATGCATCGCTGCTCTATGCTCATCTGCTCGACGAGCCCACACGCCAATGCCTTGCAGACAATGCCGAACGCTTCGGACAGGTGGCGCTCAGCCGATATCGCGTGGCCACTTTGCCGTTGCACGAGCGCTCATGGGTCTCTGCCGACGTCCTGGCCTGCTACGACACGGCCATTGCAGTGCTGCGAGCCACCGGCATCCGACCCCGGGCCGGCATATTCCCCATGCCCCTGGAGGAGTGCCTGAAGAAAAATTCCCTGATCACTTTCTATGAGGCCTTGGCCAACTACAGAACGCTTCATGCCGACGCTAAAAGTGACCTAGGCGAATCGGTTCGGGCGCGACTGTCACGTGGCGCCGGGATCTCCCAGGCCGAGTACCTTAATGCCCTGCAGGAAATGGCCACGCTGCGTACCCTGTTCGAGCGCATCTATGATCAGGTCGAAGCCATAGTCCTACCCACGACACAAATGCCCGCCTGCGCCGTGGACGACATCAAGCACCTTGCGCCCCCCAATCACTTCACTCGCTTCGTCAACTTTCTGGGCCTGTGCGCAATTGCCGTCCCTGCGGGTTTTACAGCAGACAACCGTCCTTGCTCGCTGCAATTCGTCTGCAAGCGAAACCAGGAACACATCGCCCTCGACCTTGCTCGCGTCTATGAGGCCCAGACGCCCTGGCACTCAATACACCCGCCAGCGTTCCTGCTTCCCGGCTGAAATAGGGCAACAAAAAAGCCTTTGGTGCATGCACACCAAAGGCTTTATTCGAACCGCGATCAAGGCTGGCCTTAGAACGGGATATCGTCATCAAAGCTGTCGTCGAAGTTCTGCGCCGGCTGCGGCGAGGACTGCTGAGGCGCTGGACGCGATTCGCGTTGTGGCGCCTGCGAAGGCTGCGGACGCGACTGCTGCGGACGTGGCGCGGAGTTGCCCATGCCCTGGCCCTGGTCGCCCTGTGGACGGCCGCCCAGCAGCTGCATGGTGCCCTGCATGTCGACGATGATTTCAGTGGTGTAACGCTTGATGCCGTCTTTTTCCCACTCGCGGGTCTGCAGCTTGCCTTCGATGTAGACCTGCGAACCTTTGCGCAGGTATTCGCCGGCGATTTCCGCGACCTTGCCGAACATCGACACACGGTGCCACTCGGTCTTCTCGACCTTCTGACCGGTTTGCTTGTCGGTCCATTGTTCGCTGGTGGCCAGACTCAGGTTGGTCACGGCATTACCGTTAGGCAGGTAGCGAACTTCAGGATCCTGGCCGCAAGTGCCGACCAATATGACTTTGTTAACCCCACGGGCCATAACGTTCTCCTAGGCTTCGCACGCCGATCGGGCTGGGTTGACCAGCTGCTCGAGGGTCGCGCGATCCAATAATTCGGTGTCCAATTTGATGTAAATGGCGGCTTCTTCGGCCACCATCACTGCATCCGTTACCCCAACAACGGCCTTCAGGCGCTCGACCAGACCGGCTTCGCGGATCGCTTCGGGCGATAACGGCAAGCGCAGGCTCGTCACGTAAGGAGGTTCGCGCATGGTAACAGCAAAGGCCAACCACAGGGCAGCAAGTCCTGCACACCCCAGGAACACAACCGACAAACCGCCATGCTGGAACAACCAGCCGCCGAGAATGCCGCCCAGTGCCGAGCCGAGGAACTGGCTGGTGGAATAGACCCCCATGGCCGTACCCTTGCCGCCGGCCGGTGAAACCTTGCTGATCAGCGACGGCAGCGAAGCTTCCAGCAGATTGAACGCGGTGAAGAACACCACCGTGCCGATCACCAGTGCCTGCAGGCTGTCGCCGAACTCCCAGAAGAATAGCTCGGTGAGCAGCAGCGTACTGACCGCGCCCAGCAGAACTCGTTTCATTTTGCGTTTTTTCTCGCCGTAGATGATGAACGGGATCATGGCGAAGAAGGAGATCAACAGCGCGGTGAGGTAGACCCACCAGTGCTGTTCCTTGGGCAGGCCGGCTTTTTCCACCAGGGCCAGCGGCAAGGCCACGAAGCTCGACATCAGCATCGCGTGCAACACGAAGATACCAAGATCCAGGCGCAACAGGTCCGGATGCTTGAGCGTCGGCAACAGCGCCTGGCGCGCGACCCCGGACTCACGGTGCTGCAATGGGCCGGTCGAGCGCGGCACCATGAAGGCGACGATGAAGATGCCCAGCAGCGCCATGCCACCGGTGGCGAAAAACAACCCGGACAAACCGAAACCGCGGGTCAGCAGCGGGCCGACCACCATGGCCACGGCAAAGGACAGGCCGATGGTCATGCCGATCATGGCCATGGCCTTGGTGCGGTGCTGCTCGCGGGTCAGGTCCGACAACAGCGCCATGACCGCCGCGGAAATCGCCCCGGCGCCCTGCAGGATGCGCCCGGCGATCACGCCCCAGATCGAATCGGCGTTGGCCGCCAGCACGCTGCCCAGGGCAAAGACGATCAACCCCAGGTAAATCACCGGACGACGGCCGATACGGTCGGAAATGACCCCGAACGGGATCTGGAAAATCGCCTGGGTCAGGCCGTAAGCGCCGATCGCCAACCCGATCAGGGCCGGGGTCGCTCCTGCCAGATCCATCCCATAGGTCGCCAGGACCGGCAACACCATGAACATGCCAAGCATACGGAAGGCGAACACCAGGGCCAGACCGCTTGCCGCGCGGGTCTCGGCGCCACTCATGCGTTCGCTGTGGGGATCATGCATGGAAAAACCTCGTGTGAACCGGCGGCGATTCTACCAGTCCGATCGATTGACCGGGTATATGGCGACGCTTTGCCGCGCAGGTTTCATCTACGACTGCACAGACCTCATTTGATAGTGTGCATCCATCCAGTATTTGCCCTTATACTCCTACGTTTTCGACGCCCGCCGAGCGAGGCCACTTTGGACAAGATCCTGATTCGTGGGGCCCGAACCCACAACCTGAAGAACATCGACCTGACCCTGCCACGGGACAAACTGATCGTCATCACCGGCCTGTCCGGATCCGGCAAATCGTCTCTGGCGTTCGACACCTTGTATGCCGAAGGCCAGCGCCGCTATGTCGAGTCGCTGTCGGCCTATGCCCGGCAATTCCTGTCGATGATGGAAAAACCCGACGTCGACACCATCGAAGGTTTGTCGCCGGCAATTTCCATCGAACAGAAATCCACCTCGCACAACCCGCGTTCCACCGTGGGCACCATCACCGAGATCTACGACTACCTGCGCCTGCTGTATGCCCGCGTGGGTACGCCACGCTGTCCGGATCACGACATCCCGCTGGAAGCCCAGACCGTCAGCCAGATGGTCGACCTGGTGCTGGCCCAGCCGGAAGGCAGCAAGCTGATGCTGCTGGCGCCGGTGATTCGCGAGCGCAAGGGCGAGCACCTGTCGGTCTTCGAGGAACTGCGCGCCCAGGGCTTCGTCCGCGCCCGGGTCAACGGCAAGCTCTACGAGCTGGATGAGCTGCCGAAGCTGGATAAACAGAAGAAGCACTCGATCGATGTGGTGGTCGACCGCTTCAAGGTCCGCGCCGACCTGCAGCAGCGTCTGGCCGAGTCGTTCGAGACCGCGCTGAAGCTGGCCGACGGTATCGCCCTGGTGGCGCCGATGGACGACGACCCCGGCGAAGAAATCATCTTCTCCGCGCGCTTCGCCTGCC harbors:
- a CDS encoding MFS transporter, with protein sequence MMNTDKNQRLVLLAANISYILVLLDSSIVNVALPAIRNGLAIGTDTLQWMVNVYLVIFASLLLSGGALCDRLSAKTVYMAGLLLFVAASLLCGLSASAAQLLAGRTCQGIGAALLVPSSLALITHTYTESSARAKAIASWASWGGIALVMGPLIGGLLTQYLSWRSIFLVNIPVGLLGVWLTSRIEPPIAPYKEKHLDLKGQFTVTVMLLSLIAILIEYPRLNTDSIYLLLGVLTCAASLIAFVLIEVHGSHPMLPLTLFRNTNFSTIAYIFFAGAFSFFGTLFILTFYFQDYLHYSAIETGLALLPLSLCVIIGNKVSGRWVDRFPPRQLMIAGAFIRLVGFCGLLLPQYSTHYPWLLIPLILIGFGGGLGAPMSTSVFMQSTPKIYTGIAAGFSRATGQIGSAFGVAVFGHFVNDTEFFLRHMKLAVLTIVIATLSILVMSIVFVSDERNDYAELPDPEKAE
- a CDS encoding amidase encodes the protein MTTPITQLTAVELMTLIQARDLSPVEVTEAFLERILDTRTSSNAFVDIYECQARAAAHRACKAISSGQASSSLHGMPIALKDLFHVKGELTAAGSLCWKHHRAQATSTVVERLLSKGMVILGKTHTVEFGLGAFGVNEHFATPRNPWSRQTELAPGGSSSGSAVAVATGLTPWALGTDTGGSVRIPASWCGVVGLKPSHGQIEMNDVVPLSQTLDSVGVLARSVEDASLLYAHLLDEPTRQCLADNAERFGQVALSRYRVATLPLHERSWVSADVLACYDTAIAVLRATGIRPRAGIFPMPLEECLKKNSLITFYEALANYRTLHADAKSDLGESVRARLSRGAGISQAEYLNALQEMATLRTLFERIYDQVEAIVLPTTQMPACAVDDIKHLAPPNHFTRFVNFLGLCAIAVPAGFTADNRPCSLQFVCKRNQEHIALDLARVYEAQTPWHSIHPPAFLLPG
- a CDS encoding single-stranded DNA-binding protein, translating into MARGVNKVILVGTCGQDPEVRYLPNGNAVTNLSLATSEQWTDKQTGQKVEKTEWHRVSMFGKVAEIAGEYLRKGSQVYIEGKLQTREWEKDGIKRYTTEIIVDMQGTMQLLGGRPQGDQGQGMGNSAPRPQQSRPQPSQAPQRESRPAPQQSSPQPAQNFDDSFDDDIPF
- a CDS encoding MFS transporter encodes the protein MHDPHSERMSGAETRAASGLALVFAFRMLGMFMVLPVLATYGMDLAGATPALIGLAIGAYGLTQAIFQIPFGVISDRIGRRPVIYLGLIVFALGSVLAANADSIWGVIAGRILQGAGAISAAVMALLSDLTREQHRTKAMAMIGMTIGLSFAVAMVVGPLLTRGFGLSGLFFATGGMALLGIFIVAFMVPRSTGPLQHRESGVARQALLPTLKHPDLLRLDLGIFVLHAMLMSSFVALPLALVEKAGLPKEQHWWVYLTALLISFFAMIPFIIYGEKKRKMKRVLLGAVSTLLLTELFFWEFGDSLQALVIGTVVFFTAFNLLEASLPSLISKVSPAGGKGTAMGVYSTSQFLGSALGGILGGWLFQHGGLSVVFLGCAGLAALWLAFAVTMREPPYVTSLRLPLSPEAIREAGLVERLKAVVGVTDAVMVAEEAAIYIKLDTELLDRATLEQLVNPARSACEA